The sequence CGGACCTCCTACGCCTCGCTGCCGCTGCCGCGCATGACCAATACCTATATGCTGGCGGGACAGTATCCCGCCGACGAGATTATCGCCTCGGTGAAGAACGGGGTCTATGCCGCCGGCTTTAGCGGCGGACAGGTCGATATCAGCAGCGGCAAGTATGTGTTTGCAACCACCGAAGCCTATCTGATTGAAAATGGGAAAATCACCCGTCCGGTGAAGGGGGCGACGCTGATCGGCCACGGACCGGAGGCGCTACTGCACGTTTCGATGGTCGGCAATAATCTGGCGTTGGACGAGGGCAATATCAGTTGCAGCAAGGAAGGCCAGACATTACCCGTCAGCGTCGGTCAGCCGACGCTGCGTATCGATAATATGACGGTGGGCGGTTCGCAGTGAAGCGCTCGCCGAACGTTTTTGCGCACTTGCCTGCCTAAAGGGAGAAACGATGTCCGACGTCATTATCACCGCCAGCGATGCCACGCTGGATAACTTGCTCAAAAATAGCGACAAACCGGTATTGCTCGATTTGTGGGCGCCCTGGTGCCAACCGTGCAAAACGCTGGCGCCGCTGCTGGAGGCGCTGGCCGACAACACGCCGGACGATCTGACCGTCGCCAAGCTGAATGTCGAGCAATATCCCGACCTCATGCGGCGTTTTGGCGTTCGCGGCATCCCCACGCTATTGCTGTTCAAAGACGGGCGGGAAATCTCGCGGCAGATCGGCGTGAAAACGCTGCCGCAGCTGCGCGGCTGGTTGGCATCGCACCAGATTACCGTTCAGCAGAATGCGCAGCCGGTGACCGACGCCGCCGTAAGCTGGGGAGCGTTTTATGGCGATGCCTCTCTGCACGCTTTCTTACATCAGCGTCTGCGGCAACATGCGGCAGACGGCGAGATCGCCATCTCCTTCTCGCCATACTGGCAGGAAAACAAAGGCACCATCTCCGCAGCTTTTGTCCACTGCGCCCGTATTGAGGTCTTTGAGCGCGTTACCGGGCTGCCGGCCTCTCTCGCGTTACTACTGGAGAATCTCACCTGCGCCACCCCGCGGCAGGTTGATGCGCTCTTTGACGCCGTCGGGCCAGGTAAGGCGGTAGGCGACATACCGCTGCAATGGCTCCATCTCTGGTTAGGCGACGCGGAAAATCCCTGGTCGGACTGGCTGACGGATCGCTCGCTGGACGACCTGCGCCGGCAGTGGCGGCGCCTCGCGGCCCGTCAGGCCGCCGGTGAGACGGTGGCCGAAAGCGAATGGGCGCGATTACACCAGCAGGCGACGGCGCGGCAAGAAAAGGCCGGAATTGAGCAGGGGCTGGAAAAAAACATCGCCGCCCTGCTTGCCATACTCTCCCCGCCGCCGGCCCCTGCCGATGCGGCTAGCTGGCAAGGCATCAAGCTCTATCTTGGCTTCGCACTGGCGGAAATTCTACGCATTGAGGCCGGATGGAGCAATGAAGAGCGCGCAACGCCGGACAAGCGCCACCTGTGGTTTAAGAAGCATGAAGCGGCCGCGCCCGGCAAACGGCTGACGGATGAACGCATCGCCGAACTGCGCGCACGGTGGCTTCAGGAAAACCCCGAATTTTCCGCCAAAGAAGACGAGTTTTACCGGCAATATCCCTCACTGCAAGAGCAGCAAAAAGCGCCATTGCAGGAAAAACTATGGCGCCTGCTGCGTAACGCGCCGCTCTGCAAACCACAACCTGAGTAACGGCGGTCATTTAGCGCCCCCTTCCGTCGATATCGCCCCGTCAGGCTGCGTCCGGCGTCGCCAGACATCATATGCCGCGCTATCGTGCTGTTCCAGCGCCAGTGCGGTTTCTTCACGCCAGCGTTGCAGCAACGTTTTTTTCCCCGACAGGCCGAGTGCGTTGACCATCTGTTCGATATCCCGCGGTTTTTCACCCAGCAGACGCAGCGCGGGCAACGGTAATGCGCTATTGGCGAGCAGCCGGCACAGCGCGGCGAAGCTGGCCTCCATCGGCCGACTGGCGAAAGCGAATCCCGCAAGCGCACGCCAGTCCTCGTCATCCAGCGCGGTGCTTTCATCCAGCGGCAACGGCAGATCGAGCGGGATGACGCGACACAGCCAGAACCAATCCCGCGCCAGTTGCCGGGTCGCCTGCTCGGCCAGTGAATAACCTTCGTCACTCAGGGGCAATAACGCCATCGCGCTGTAACAGCCGCTGCTGGCCTCAAGATGGCTGCCGATGCGCGCCAGTTGAAAACCGCATGAACGCCAGAAGGCCCACAGAGCCGGCTGGTAGCCGAAACTGACCGACAGATAATCCAATCCCTGTGACCGCGCAGCCAGTATCTGATGCGCGATCATGGCTTGCCCGATGCCTTGCCGCCGGTAAACGGCAGCCACCGCGATACGGCTGATGCGCCGCGAGCGAAGCGTCGGCGCACGCCATAGCCCGGCATGCGCCGCCAGCGATTGCGCCGCCAGATTGCCGCGCGGACGGCGCCGCCCGGCCCACACCTCGTGCGCCAGCTCGCGGGATAAACCGCCTTCATCCACCAGCCACAGCACGCCGTTGAGCGCGCCGGCTACGCTGGCGCTGTAGACATGCATACCGGGCGCATCCAGCAGACGGCGCAAATCAAGCGGCGAGGTACGGTAGTGCGCGCTGCATAACAACGCATAGCACTGCTGTAAACGCTGCGGCCGCCGCAGCCAGCCGGCGGCGCTTTCTTCACGCAGCTCGGGGGCGGCGCCTGACGGCGCCGAATGGCTTTCGTCCGCTATCAGGCCGGGTTCCGCAAACAGCAGCGCATTATCCAGCACGCGTTCCAGCGGATCGTCCTCAGCCCAGCGTAGCGGCTTATCCAGAGTAAAAACCCGGCATTGCGGCAGCAAGGCGCAAAACTTGAGCAGGAAACCGCGCCCGGTGCCTTCATACCCCTGCACGGTGGTGGTCATCAGAATACGCCGGAAATAGGGCAGCAGCGCCGTCAGCACCGAAGAAGGGATCGCCGCCGCTTCATCGATCAATAACCAATCAACCGCGGGGCGCGGATTGAGGCGGCAATGTTCCAGCAGCGCATCAGGCGCCCAGAAGCGAGTATCGCCGCGGGCATGCCGTTGCAGTACGTCGGTGGCTGAGCGGGAAGGCGCGGTAGCCCAGCACGCTCCCGCGCGGCGTCGGGTCAACATGCCGGCCAGCGCCGACTTGCCCCGGCCGCGCGGCGCTATGACCACATAGACGCCCGGCGGGGCGGCGATTAACTGTTGCAAAACCGCCAGTTGCTGATCCGTCGGCTCGCCGTCGGGGGGCTGCCGCTCAGGCCGCGAATGCAGCGGGCTGACTGCCGGCGTCTCACCCTGACGCCAGACGGCGACTTCATCATCCGCCAGCAAATGCCGCTGAAGATGGCGGACAAAATGGGGCGTGGAGATCGGCTGGGGCCGTTCACTCCAGCGCAGGCTGTCTTCATCCGGCCGATGCGCCCACGATTGCCATTCCGGCGCCAGCAGGATCAACCAGCTTCCGGCGCGCAGCGTACCCGCCAGCATCGCCCAGGCTTCCACGTCCAGCCCCTGGCGGGCATCAAATATCGCATGGGTGAACTCCCGCCCGAGCAAGGTCCGCACCTTAGCGGCGGCTAACGACGTCACGCCCGGCGGCGCATGCGCACCAATCCACAGCCAATCGCCCTCCAGTTGACGGCGCAGCCTCAGCGCCTGGATTTCGCACCAGCCCGGCTCCCCGCTGAGCACCATCAGGCGACGCACGCGGCTGTGCCGCTGTCGGCGCTGGCCGTTGACGAAATCGGAGAAGAAGTCGGTCATGGCAAAGACGATCAGGTTTTACCGATCAGTAAAGAGAGAATACCCGCGGCAATCAACGGCCCGACCGGGACGCCGCGGAACAACGCCACGCCCATCACGGTTCCCACCAGCAGCCCCGCCACTACCGAAGGCTGGTTGCTCATCAGGGAAACGCCTCGCCCCCCCAGCCAGGACACGACGACGCCAATAACAATCGCCAGCAGCGATTTCCAACTCAGAAAAGAGTTAATGACGTCCGCCGCGCTAATTTTTCCGCTGGCGATCGGCGTCATCACACCAATGGTGAGAATGACAATCCCAATCGTCAGACCGTATTTTTCTATCCACGGGAAATAGTTATTCAGCGGGGTAATGCGCACGGCCAATAAAATCAGAATAGCCAGCGTAACGGTCATGTTGTGACTGATAATGCCCAGTCCGGCCAGAACCAGCAGGATCAACAGCGTTGGATCAAAGTAGGCCATGAAAAATCCTTGCCCATAAGTCAGAAAAAAGTCATCGAGAGCGACATACGCAAAAGCGACTAATGATAGCATCAGACAATGTGACTCAAGGGATTAATTCACAAAATCCACCCATAAACCCTATTGAAAATACCCAATATATTTATGGTGGATTATCCCTCCCGTCTCCGGGGGACAACGCGCGGTGTTTTTTCCAAGATGCAGGAAGGCGGCGTCCTAACGGGACAAGGCCCACAAGGGGCCCGGTAACAAAATGAAGGGGATATTCAACCAGCCAGGCATAGCGTCAGAAGAATGTCGGCATTATTTCAACAACGTTCAGATCATCATCGACCAAACAGACCTGGCGCCACTTATCAAATGTCAGACACGGATGAGAGGCGCCAAACGCAATGATATCGCCCACGCGAAGACCGTGTTCCGCCGGTATCTGTAAAAAGGCGTGCTGATCCATCATTGCCGTGATGCGATAGTCCCGCCCAAAGACAACAGGATCACGTTCGTCTGAAGGATAATGACACAGCGGTTCAGGATATCCGGCGTCAAAGGCGATGTCCCGTTTGCCAAATGCGATAATGGCGCATCCTGCCTCTGGCAGGGATTGCACATGGGCCCATACTTCCATCGCTGGCAGCAATGCGCCATCCATCTCCGGATGACGATGCAACACACCGGCCTGCGCCACTTTATATAATCCATGGTCGTGAACCAGATAACACCCCGGTCGCAGCAAAGGAGTAAACAACATATCCGCCTGTAGCCGGGCAAATTCGCCAGCGATCAAATCGTACCAGGCAGAACCAGACGCGGTGATATAAGGATGACGAATGCCAAATCGCCCTTGTCCCTGTAGCGACATGGCGGTTTCCACCAGATAGGCGGCAAAGGCCTGGATCGCGCCTTCCGGCCGCTCGCCATGGATCACCCCTTCATAGCCTTCAATACCCGTCAACACCAGCGCGGGTGAAGCGTCGATAGCGGCCAGCACGGCGTTAATCTGCCGATCGGTTCGGCAGCCGCAGCGACCATGGGATACGCCAATTTCCAGCATCACGTTCAACTGTAGTCCCTGAGCTCCAAAGTAATCCCCCAGCACCCGCACGTTATCCGGATTTTCCACCAGACAGTGGAACTCCAACCCGCCCTGTTTCAGCAAACCAGCGATAATTGCCATATTGGGCTCGCCAACAAGTTGGTTCGCCATCAAAACTCGCCGCACCCCGTGCTCATAGGCCACTGAGCTTTGCACTGCTGTCGCCAGGGTAATTCCCCACGCGCCTTGTTCTAACTGACGCTGAAAAAGCGCAGGCGTCATGGTCGTTTTTCCGTGCGGCGCCAACTGCGCGCGATGCGCATTGGCATAGTTCTGCATCCAACGCAGATTATGATTCAGTGCCTGTTGGTGCAGTACCAGTGCGGGCAGGCTGACCTGTTTCAGAAGGCTGTCGCCTAATCGGGCACTGCCTTTATCAGAGTGAGACATATCATGTACTCCAGGTTATCTGCTTTGCTTTCCGGCCAAGCGTTGCTCCATCGCCCGCGCGCACTCCGTCAGCACGCTACGGTAATGATCATGGTTAACATAAGCGTCACCACGTGGCGCCACAATACAAAACGTGGCGATACACTGACGTTGAATATTGTAAACACCGGCAGCAAAACAGTGAGTATAGGTATCCGCTATGCTATCGAAAGAGAAAAAGCCGTCTCGGTGCGACTGACGGATCTCATGTAAAAATCGATCTGGCGATAATCTTGTGCCATCCGGTAACGTGAAATCATCTGCTGGAACGAAGTCGAGGATCTCTTCATCGCTCATATGTCCCAGCAACAATCGCCCGGAAGCCGTCCAGGGGAGCGGGATGTCCTCCCCCACGCCAGAAGAAATACGGAAGGCGCGCTCGCCCTCACGCATCAGCGCAACGTTATATTTTCGCCCGTTAAGCAGACACATCTGCGCGGTCTCATGGGTACGTTCGACGATCTGTTCCAGAAAATGATCGGCTTCGCGGGTAAAATCAAAATGGTTAAGGTGTGCTTGGCCAAGAAAATAGAGCTCTCTTCCCAGGTACACCAAACCGTCATGACCAACCGACTCAAGAATTCGCCGTTCTTGCAGCAACGCGACCAACTCATACACCGTTGATTTCGGGGCATTAATCCCCTTGGCAATATCATGCGGACGCAATGGTTGTCGCTGTATTTTCAGGTACTCTAGTATTTCGAACGCACGATCAAGCCCGCGCGCACGCCGCTTTACATCCGGAACCGTCATGACTCCCCCCATCAGGTACTACTTATCTTTCAGACAGTTATACTGACTTATAAGCAATACAGTCAATTTCCACTTTGCAATCCACCATCATTCCGGATTGTACGCAGGCACGCGCAGGGGCATGAACAGAGAAATACTCAGCAAAGACTTTATTAAAACTCCAGAAGTCTCGGGGATCATCCAGCCACACCCCTACCCTGACGACATGTTCCAGGCCATAACCCGCTTCCTCAAGGATGGCGATCACGTTCTGCATGGCTTTATGGGTTTGAGCAATAATGCCGCCATCAATGATCTCCCCCTTCTCCATCGCTACCTGACCGGATACATATAGCCAGCCATCCGCCTCTACCGCGCGCGCAAAAGGTAATGGCTGACCGCCTGCACCACGCTCACCAGCACCGTAACGGGTAATACTCATATCATCACTCCTGTGTTTGTGATTTATCGTCGGTTAAATATTGTCCGTTAAAAATGAGAATGTTTAATAAACTCAGCCAAACGTGGCGACACGGGCTGATGAAATAATTGCTTAGGGGGGCCTTCCTCTTCGATGCGCCCCTGATTCATGAAAACAATCCGGTCGGAGACTTCGTAGGCAAAACGCATTTCATGCGTGACCAGCAACATGGTCATCCCGTCTTCCGCTAGGTTTTTGATCACCGCCAGCACCTCTCCGACCAATTCGGGATCTAGCGCAGAGGTGACTTCGTCAAACAGCATCAGGCTGGGATTCATGGCAATAGCACGGGCAATAGCCACTCGCTGCTGCTGACCACCGGACAATTGACCAGGATAGTGATCGCGACGCGCCAGTAGACCGACACGTTCCAACCAGCGCTCTGCGTTAGCAACCGCTTCATCTTTCGACATTTTTTTCACTTTCAGCAGCCCTAGCGTCACATTCTGTAGTGCCGTTAAATGCGGGAACAGATTGAACTGCTGGAATGCCATCCCCGTCATGGCACGATGCTGTGCAATCACTTTTTCAGGATGGCGTACCCGCCGGTTTTGCTGCTGGTGGTAACCGATAGGCTGATCGTTGAGGAAAATTTCTCCCTGCTGAAATTCCTCCAATAAATTTACGCAGCGCAGCAGCGTCGTTTTTCCCGAACCACTGGAGCCGATTAAGGTCACTACGTCACCACGCGCCAGCGTGAGATCAATCCCCTTAAGGACTTCAACCTGATCATATTGCTTGTGCAGTTTATTGATTTTCAAAAGCGGCGCGGCAGCCAATACGCTCTGTGCCTGATTCATGGCAATCTCACTTTCTTTTCCAGATGATGGCCCAAAAGCTCAATCGAGAAGTTAATGATGAAGAACAACAGCCCAGCAAACGCATAAAATGGCAGCGTCATAAAAGTACGGGCGATCACCTGTTGCGAACTGAGTAATAAATCAGCCACGCCAATGACGGACAGCAACGTCGAAGCCTTGACAATTTCCGCAGCAGAATTGACCCAGGTAGGCAGGATCTGGCGTAGCGCCTGCGGTAACTGGACGTAGCAGAGATCCTGAAAAAACGTCAGACCAATCGCCTTCGCCGCTTCACTCTGCCCCCTTGGTACCGCCTGCAGCGCACCGCGTACAATTTCCGCCACATGGGAACTGCAAAACATCGCCAGCGCCATGACTCCAGCCTCAAAGGGCCCGATATGCCAACCCAATGCCGGGGCGATATAAAAGCAGGACAACACCAGCACCAGCACCGGCGTGCCGCGTATCACATCAATATAAAACCGAACCGTCCAACGCACAGGTCCGCGGCCATAACTCAGCAACAGTCCCACCACCGCTCCGAGCAATGTGCCTAACAAAATCGCCAGTACCGAACTGGATAACGTAATGGCGAAGCCCTGAGCCAACGTGGTTCTTGCCTGCCAAAGCTGATACCACCAGCTAAAAGGATCGTTCATCTCTTCTCCTTAACGCACCAGTACCAACCGCTGCTCAAGCGTGCGCAACAGCGCCGCCAGCAGGTAGCAGGTCGCGATGTACAACAAGCTGGTAACCAGCCAGGTTTCGATAACCCGATAACTTTCCAGATTGATTTTTCGCGCATAAAAAGTCAGTTCCGGTACTGCGATAGCGGCAGCAAGCGAAGTATCTTTGAACAAGGAGATAAAATTATTGCTGAGCGAAGGCAGTACATTACGGAACATTACCGGAATAATGATGTAACGTTTGATTTGCCACTCTTTCAGGCCGATTGCCTGTCCGGCTTCTCGCTGCCCTTTTGGGATCCCCAGCAAACCGGCGCGGAACACTTCGGTCAGGTAAGCCCCGGCATACAGCGATAGCGTGACGATAAACGAGCCGAGCTGATCTAAACGAATGCCCAGACCTGGCAAGGCAAAATAGATCATCAGAATCAAAATCAGGATCGGCAGATTTCGTATGATGGTGACATACAGCATCGCAACCCAGCGCAAGCCCGCGTTTTTCGACAGCATGCAGAATGCGGCAGTTAATCCCAACGTACAGCCAATGGCGATAGAGACCAGCGATAATTCGATCCCCAGCCATAATCCGGCGAGCAACAGATCGAAATTTTGCCACACAGAGGAAAAATTAAGTTGATAGCCCATGGTGTTACCTCAACGCGCCAGACAGCGTTGCCTGGCGCCGTCATGCTTATTTATATTCAACTGGAAAACCAATCTGTGGTGTACTCAATGTGCTCCCGAACCATTTTTTATAGGCGGTCGCATAGTCGGCAAAATCGACACCAGCCATGGATTCATGCAGCGCCGTATTGACGAAGTTAAGCCAGTCCTGGTCGCCACGTTTCAGAGCACAAGAGTACGTCTGCGGACTCCATGCATAGTCTGGCGAACGATAGCGTCCCGGCGTCTGCACCATTAACCACTTCGCTGACGACTGGTCCGTCGCGACGGCATCCGCACGCCCGGAGTTGAGCGCCTGATACAGCAAATCAACGCTTTCATACTGTGAAACTTTGGCTTTCGGCAACGCCTGATGCACCAATTCTTCGGCATAGACATTCTGTAACACCGCCACATTAAGGTCGCTCCCCGCAGCATCCATATCGGCCAGTTGCTGATGTTTACTGTTTGCCAGCAGCAGTAACGCCACCCCTTCACGATAATAAGGAATGGTAAAGGCCACCTGCTGAGCACGCTGCGCCGTCACTGTCATGGCCTGACAGGTTAAATCGACTTTATCGGTCAACAGATTCGGAATTCGGGCATCCGATGATTGCTGGACAAACTGCACTTTGCTGGCATCGTTAAACAATCCTTTGGCAATAATGTGTGCAATATCAATATCAAATCCTTGCAATTTGCCGTCAGCGCCTTGAAAACCCCAGGGGGCATTTGTGCTGCCCGTTCCCACAATCAGATAACCGCGTTTCAACACATCATCCAGTTTTGCAGCCTGTGCCTGTGTGGCAAAACCGGACGCTGTGGCAGCGAGCAAAAATCCAATGACCCAACCCGTTTTACCTTTACCCTGCTTCACATTGAACATAATTCACCCCTTTTCCGCTATAACGAACAATTGTATGCAACAATGGAATTAATGCAGAAAATAAGCCAAAAATAATCGGCGCGGAAAAAATACGTATGACAAAAAGCAATCGTTTGTTAACCAAGAATTAATTTTACAACAAAGGATTAAGGCGAGAGGATCTCATCAGTGAGCGTACTGTCATTCCTGAGATCATTGATGGTTCAATGCGCTAAAACGGTGCAATTTACGTATTTTGTAGTGCAAAACAAGGCTGTTACCGACAGTACGCGAAATGGCAAGATAGACAAAACGAGGAAGAGAGAAAATCGGGAGAGAGCCGGTGAAAAGTCAGCCTGCCCGACATCACGAACCTGGCAGGCTGAACGGAAACGATTGCGCAGCTAGTCCAATTTTACGCCGATACGGTGGGCGACTTCTTCATAGGCTTCAATCAGGCCGCCAAGGCTCTGGCGGAAGCGGTCTTTGTCCATTTTGTTCAGCGTGGCCTTATCCCACAGGCGGCTGCCGTCCGGGGAGAACTCATCGCCCAGCACCACTTCGCCTTTAAACAAGCCGAACTCCAGTTTGAAATCCACCAGAATCAGACCGGCGTCGCCGAACAGTTTGCTCAGCACCTCATTCGCCTGGTAGCTCAGTTCTTTCATGCGCGCCAGATTATCTTCGCTCACCCAGCCAAAGGTTTTGCAGTAAGACTCGTTCACCATGGGGTCGTGAAGGGCGTCGTTTTTCAGGAACAGGTCAAACAGCGGCGGGTTCAGCTCGATACCCTCTTCGACGCCCAGACGTTTTACCAGCGACCCGGCGGCGCGGTTACGCACCACGCACTCCACCGGCACCATATCCAGCTTTTTCACCAGCACTTCGGTATCGGAAAGCAGGCTCACCATTTGCGTCGGGATCCCGGCTTGTTCCAGTTTGCTCATAATGAAATGGTTGAACTTGTTGTTCACCATCCCTTTGCGATCAAACTGCTCAATGCGAGCGCCATCCCCGGCTGACGTATCATTGCGAAACTCCAGCACCAGCAGGTCGGGATCTTCGGTGGTGTAGACGGTTTTCGCCTTCCCACGATACAACTCAGCTAGCTTTTGCATCTTTATTACTCCACACAGTGAGGGCCAGGCGCACCGGGCCCAAGAATTTAACGCCTAGATTGTTTAATGAAGAAGGGCCGGATAATCCGACCCTTGCGAGTTACTTACTGAATGCCGCCTGGAATACCGCCACCAGCGCATCGTTTTGCGACTGACTCAGCGTATGTCCTTTGGAGTCGATAAATTGCAAACTGCTGCGGTTACCGAGATCGCCGACCTGCAATTTGTAATCGCCGTTGGGCAGTTCAGGATCTTTCGCCCCTAACGCCTCCCAGGCGCTGCTGCCCGGCGCACGGTAGGTGACGGAAACCGAACCCTGAGGACGGCTGCGATCGCTCACCTTCATCCCGATGCTGTCCAGGGCCGCCGGCAAACGCTCCCATACCAGGGTATAAGGCCCGCGCACCACCAGCAGCGGCAGGCCGGTATCGTCCGCCCCGCTCTGCACGTCCAGCGAACCGCTGGTTCGCTGCGCCAGCGCGTTTTCACGCGCGGTGGCCTGGCTGTCCAACGACTCGCTGATGGTATTCAGCATCAAGCCCGCGTAGCGTTGGATTTGCGCCTGCTCGGCGACCGGATTGTTGTTCTGCTGCAATGCCAGCAGTTTAACCACCAGCGCTATCTGATACCCTTGCTGCTGAACGGTTATCTGATAACGGCCCTGATATTGCAGATCTTCATCCTGGCGCGTCCAGGCGATCCAGTCCGTGGTCAGCGTCTGCTGAGCGTCCTGGCGGCTGGCGATGGTGAAATTTTTATCCTGTAGAATACGCACCACCTGGGACCAAAGCTGGCTGTTTTGCGCGCTATTTTCCAATAACAGCGTTGCCGTATCCCCCGAGATCTGGGTGCGCGAACCACTCAACAAAGCCAACGGCTGCACCGGCGGACGAATATCAAGTTCTTTGCCTACCGCGCCATTCAGCGTTACCGGCGGGATATCATATTCCCCGTTCTGCAACGGTAAAATCATACCGGCCGGCGTGTTCAGCGCTTTTTGCGCCGGCGTCTGCAGATAGGATTCATCGCCGCTAACCTGCCGCTTATAGCGCTGATCGCTGGAACAAGCCGCCAACAGCATCACTAATGATACGCCGACAACTTTCGCCACCATCGACTTTTGCAGTGAATCAGTCATTCAATCTCCCTAACGGTTACAGCAAACCCGCATGCTTCAATGCGCGCGCCACCGCCGTGCGACCTGAATCAGTCAGCGGCGTCATGGGCAGGCGAAGCGTATCGGTCGCCACAAGTCCCAATTCCTTACAGGCCCACTTCACCGGAATCGGATTGGGTTCAATAAATAATTTCTGATGCAACGGCATCAGGCGCTGATTTAAACGGCGCGCTTCAACAAAGTTGCCCAGCGCCGCCAGTCGGCAAAGCTCCGCCATTTCACGCGCGGCGACGTTCGCCGTCACGGAAATCACCCCTTTTCCGCCGAGCTGCATAAAGTCCAGCCCGATATCGTCATTGCCGCTCAGCAGAATGAAGTCTTCACTAACCAGCTCTTGGATCTGACTTACCCGGCTTAAGTTCCCCGTCGCCTCTTTAATCGCGACAATATTTTTAATTTCAGACAGCCGCGCCACGGTTTCCGGCAGCAGGTCGCAACCGGTGCGGGAAGGAACGTTATACAGGATTTGCGGCAGGTCGGTATGTTCGGCGATGGCTTTGAAATGCTGATACAGCCCTTCCTGCGTCGGGCGATTGTAGTACGGCGTAACCGACAGACAGCCGGCGACCCCGGTGCCGTGAAAGCGCTTGGTCAGTGAAACGGCTTCCGCGGTGGCGTTGGCGCCGGTTCCGGCGATCACCGGGATGCGGCCGTCGCTCAGCTCCAGCGTGCTCATCACCACGTCGCCGTGTTCCTCATGGCTCAGCGTGGCGGACTCCCCGGTAGTTCCAACGGAGACAATCGCCGATGTGCCGCTGGCGACATGATAATCAATCAGTTTTTTCAGGCTGGCGCGGTCGACGGCGCCTTTGGCGTCCATCGGCGTAACCAGCGCAACAATACTTCCCGTAAACATTGGCCGTCCCCTCCACAAACAAGTGCCTCATGGTACTTTTGAGTTCTATGCAAAAGCAAGCGC comes from Brenneria nigrifluens DSM 30175 = ATCC 13028 and encodes:
- a CDS encoding amino acid ABC transporter permease, whose translation is MNDPFSWWYQLWQARTTLAQGFAITLSSSVLAILLGTLLGAVVGLLLSYGRGPVRWTVRFYIDVIRGTPVLVLVLSCFYIAPALGWHIGPFEAGVMALAMFCSSHVAEIVRGALQAVPRGQSEAAKAIGLTFFQDLCYVQLPQALRQILPTWVNSAAEIVKASTLLSVIGVADLLLSSQQVIARTFMTLPFYAFAGLLFFIINFSIELLGHHLEKKVRLP
- a CDS encoding transporter substrate-binding domain-containing protein — translated: MFNVKQGKGKTGWVIGFLLAATASGFATQAQAAKLDDVLKRGYLIVGTGSTNAPWGFQGADGKLQGFDIDIAHIIAKGLFNDASKVQFVQQSSDARIPNLLTDKVDLTCQAMTVTAQRAQQVAFTIPYYREGVALLLLANSKHQQLADMDAAGSDLNVAVLQNVYAEELVHQALPKAKVSQYESVDLLYQALNSGRADAVATDQSSAKWLMVQTPGRYRSPDYAWSPQTYSCALKRGDQDWLNFVNTALHESMAGVDFADYATAYKKWFGSTLSTPQIGFPVEYK
- the purC gene encoding phosphoribosylaminoimidazolesuccinocarboxamide synthase gives rise to the protein MQKLAELYRGKAKTVYTTEDPDLLVLEFRNDTSAGDGARIEQFDRKGMVNNKFNHFIMSKLEQAGIPTQMVSLLSDTEVLVKKLDMVPVECVVRNRAAGSLVKRLGVEEGIELNPPLFDLFLKNDALHDPMVNESYCKTFGWVSEDNLARMKELSYQANEVLSKLFGDAGLILVDFKLEFGLFKGEVVLGDEFSPDGSRLWDKATLNKMDKDRFRQSLGGLIEAYEEVAHRIGVKLD
- the dapA gene encoding 4-hydroxy-tetrahydrodipicolinate synthase — translated: MFTGSIVALVTPMDAKGAVDRASLKKLIDYHVASGTSAIVSVGTTGESATLSHEEHGDVVMSTLELSDGRIPVIAGTGANATAEAVSLTKRFHGTGVAGCLSVTPYYNRPTQEGLYQHFKAIAEHTDLPQILYNVPSRTGCDLLPETVARLSEIKNIVAIKEATGNLSRVSQIQELVSEDFILLSGNDDIGLDFMQLGGKGVISVTANVAAREMAELCRLAALGNFVEARRLNQRLMPLHQKLFIEPNPIPVKWACKELGLVATDTLRLPMTPLTDSGRTAVARALKHAGLL
- a CDS encoding amino acid ABC transporter permease, with translation MGYQLNFSSVWQNFDLLLAGLWLGIELSLVSIAIGCTLGLTAAFCMLSKNAGLRWVAMLYVTIIRNLPILILILMIYFALPGLGIRLDQLGSFIVTLSLYAGAYLTEVFRAGLLGIPKGQREAGQAIGLKEWQIKRYIIIPVMFRNVLPSLSNNFISLFKDTSLAAAIAVPELTFYARKINLESYRVIETWLVTSLLYIATCYLLAALLRTLEQRLVLVR
- the bamC gene encoding outer membrane protein assembly factor BamC, coding for MTDSLQKSMVAKVVGVSLVMLLAACSSDQRYKRQVSGDESYLQTPAQKALNTPAGMILPLQNGEYDIPPVTLNGAVGKELDIRPPVQPLALLSGSRTQISGDTATLLLENSAQNSQLWSQVVRILQDKNFTIASRQDAQQTLTTDWIAWTRQDEDLQYQGRYQITVQQQGYQIALVVKLLALQQNNNPVAEQAQIQRYAGLMLNTISESLDSQATARENALAQRTSGSLDVQSGADDTGLPLLVVRGPYTLVWERLPAALDSIGMKVSDRSRPQGSVSVTYRAPGSSAWEALGAKDPELPNGDYKLQVGDLGNRSSLQFIDSKGHTLSQSQNDALVAVFQAAFSK